One Cedecea neteri DNA segment encodes these proteins:
- a CDS encoding EamA family transporter has product MSAWLVYALLSAATAALVAIFGKVGLQHLDANTATAVRAVVMALFLVGVVVVQGKLNLVSTVFADKKALLFILLSGVAGALSWLFYFMAIKSGEVSKVAPIDKLSVVFAVILAVILFGEKVSLIAGIGVALITCGALMVALG; this is encoded by the coding sequence ATGAGCGCATGGTTAGTCTACGCCCTGTTGTCTGCCGCTACGGCAGCGCTGGTCGCTATTTTTGGTAAGGTTGGTTTGCAGCATCTGGATGCCAATACCGCCACGGCCGTTCGCGCCGTGGTCATGGCGTTATTTTTAGTTGGGGTGGTTGTGGTTCAGGGAAAACTGAATCTTGTTAGCACGGTGTTTGCCGATAAAAAAGCGCTGCTGTTTATTTTATTAAGCGGCGTGGCCGGGGCGCTGTCCTGGCTGTTCTATTTTATGGCGATCAAAAGCGGCGAAGTGTCGAAGGTCGCCCCTATCGATAAGCTGAGCGTGGTGTTCGCGGTGATTCTGGCGGTGATTTTGTTTGGTGAGAAAGTGTCGCTGATTGCCGGGATAGGTGTGGCGCTTATCACCTGCGGCGCGCTGATGGTGGCTTTGGGTTAA
- the kdpE gene encoding two-component system response regulator KdpE produces MTTVLIIEDEKEIRRFLRTALEDESLRVFDAETLQRGLIEAATRKPDLVILDLGLPDGDGIDFIRDFRQWSQTPVIVLSARSDEQAKIAALDAGADDFLSKPFGIGELQARLRVALRRHASTVQPDPVYQFSEIRVDLASRRITRGEEEIHLTPIEFRLLATLLNNHGKVLTQRQLLNQVWGPNAVEHSHYLRIYMGHLRQKLESDPARPRHLLTETGIGYRFML; encoded by the coding sequence GTGACAACGGTTCTGATAATTGAGGATGAAAAAGAGATCCGCCGCTTTCTGCGCACCGCGCTGGAAGATGAATCGTTACGCGTGTTTGATGCCGAAACCCTGCAGCGCGGCCTGATTGAAGCCGCCACCCGCAAGCCGGATCTGGTGATTCTCGATCTCGGCCTGCCTGACGGTGACGGCATCGATTTTATTCGTGACTTCCGCCAGTGGAGCCAGACGCCGGTCATCGTCCTGTCGGCCCGGAGTGACGAGCAGGCGAAGATTGCTGCGCTGGATGCTGGCGCAGATGATTTTCTCAGCAAGCCGTTTGGCATCGGTGAACTGCAGGCCAGGCTTCGCGTCGCCCTGCGCCGCCACGCCAGCACCGTTCAGCCCGATCCGGTTTATCAGTTTTCCGAAATTCGGGTCGACCTCGCTTCGCGTCGCATTACCCGCGGCGAAGAGGAAATTCACCTGACCCCGATTGAGTTTCGCCTGCTGGCCACTCTGCTGAATAATCACGGTAAAGTCCTGACCCAGCGCCAGTTGCTTAACCAGGTTTGGGGCCCGAATGCCGTGGAGCACAGCCACTATCTGCGGATTTATATGGGCCACCTGCGCCAGAAACTGGAAAGCGATCCTGCCCGCCCTCGCCACCTGCTCACCGAAACCGGGATCGGCTACCGTTTTATGCTCTGA